Proteins from one Scleropages formosus chromosome 14, fSclFor1.1, whole genome shotgun sequence genomic window:
- the LOC108918484 gene encoding RNA-binding protein 26-like, translating into MIIEDLDALKSWLSKTLEPICDADPSALAKYVLALVKKDKKEKELKALCVDQLDVFLQKETQTFVDKLFEAINSKSYLPQYEQISATIRTEDHQRQVKDDLRKEESNKEDDREKKFSRRVTHSPQQSSSRYRDNRRGDERKKDDRFRKWDYDRIPSRRDSYRDRYNRRRGRSYSRSRSRSWSKDRPRDRERSRSRSRSSSHSRTKSRDGETGRSKYDHERPLEPMERNTPASLVPDVPSSHFPVPTISSTITVIAPKHHGNSSTETWSEFPEDSGPPQRKRCRDYDEKGFCMRGDMCPFDHGNDPVVVEDVNLPSMLPFQAQPLTLVDTQPPPGLPPPQTLVTPPPVNLRPPVPLPETLPPSLPPVAGLPPPLLPLQPSGMDAPPNSVTSTVPNIVTSGMRLPPPQVPPRLFSPAAYEADVYNPEAPSITSMSRPVYRHRVHAQRPNLIGLTMGEMDPPHRENTVNNNSVRIVVESDRRKRSADPADGALAKKLRPGFNKPNHQIFYRRVPFGSQNAKLYVRQIPAELNNIAKLNGHFSKFGTIVNLQVAYQNDPTCALVEFSTHEEAKRAILSTEAVLNNRFIKVHWHREDSAAVVQQPPQHPQTGLQATQQPAVSAVKQSVKDRLGPLPNTNSDVPQEIQNVEKISVKSRLGFSSKSTAGVPVFSPSTGLKKTVYNSYPSVLKATLNSVPFVSTVTSAETLKKKHEAFRLQQDVLKKKQEILEKHIETQKLLISKLEKNKTLKREDKAQIMETLTTLTTNITKLQAEIKDISSPMHLKPTKSKAEAQKELLDTELDLYKKAQAGEDTTELRARYTQLQLAAAKRGILASGRGRGASGHGQGALRGRGRGIRGRGRGAPAHAVVDHRPRALEVSGFIESDKVDLLPHFAQFGEIEDCQIDDSTNCAVITFRTRAEAELAAVHGVKFNSQDLKLAWHKPTAPLTPADAEEAEAEDEEFQVDSLADSALLQDDDEEDDDNEPRSWRR; encoded by the exons atgATCATAGAAGACTTGGATGCCTTGAAATCATGGCTTTCAAAAACCTTGGAGCCCAT ATGTGATGCAGATCCCTCTGCCCTTGCAAAGTATGTACTGGCCTTAGTGAAAAAGGATAAGAAAGAGAAGGAACTGAAAGCACTGTGTGTTGACCAGTTGGATGTATTCCTCCAGAAAG AAACACAGACCTTTGTTGATAAACTTTTTGAAGCTATAAATAGCAAAAGTTACCTGCCTCAATATGAGCAGATCTCTGCCACAATCAGAACTGAAGATCACCAGAGGCAAGTAAAAGATGACCTCAGGAAAGAAGAG TCAAACAAAGAAGATGATAGAGAGAAGAAGTTTTCAAGGAGAGTGACTCACAGCCCACAGCAATCAAGTTCCAGGTATCGGGATAACAG GAGAGGGGATGAGCGCAAGAAAGATGACCGCTTTAGGAAGTGGGATTATGACCGCATCCCTTCAAGGCGGGATTCCTACCGGGATCGCTACAACAGAAGGCGGGGCCGCAGCTACAGTCGCAGCCGCAGTCGCAGTTGGAGCAAGGATCGTCCTCGAGACAGAGAAAGGAGTAGAAGTAGATCTAGAAGCAGTAGCCACTCCAGGACAAAAAGTAGAG ATGGAGAAACTGGGAGATCAAAATACGACCATGAGAGACCACTAGAGCCCATGGAGAGGAACACTCCGGCATCCCTGGTACCTGATGTGCCCTCGAGCCACTTCCCTGTCCCAACCATCAGCAGCACAATCACTGTCATAGCCCCCAAACACCAtgggaacagcagcacagagacctGGTCGGAGTTCCCTGAGGACAGTGGGCCTCCACAAAGGAAGCGTTGCCGTGACTATGATG AGAAAGGCTTCTGCATGCGTGGAGACATGTGTCCCTTTGACCACGGCAACGACCCTGTGGTGGTGGAGGACGTCAACCTGCCTAGCATGCTTCCATTCCAAGCCCAGCCTCTCACTCTTGTAGACACCCAGCCTCCTCCTGGTCTGCCTCCCCCTCAAACTCTTGTCACACCCCCACCGGTCAATCTGAGACCCCCTGTTCCCCTGCCAGAGACTTTGCCACCCAGCCTTCCTCCAGTAGCAG GTCTACCACCTCCACTCCTGCCGCTTCAGCCTTCTGGAATGGATGCTCCCCCAAACTCAGTCACCAGCACTGTACCCAATATTGTCACGTCAGGAATgcgccttcctcctcctcaggtGCCTCCCCGTCTCTTCTCACCAG CTGCTTATGAAGCAGATGTGTATAATCCAGAAGCTCCCAGTATTACTAGCATGTCCAGACCTGTGTACAGACACAGAGTACATGCTCAGAGGCCCAACCTGATTGGCCTGACCATGGGAGAGATGGACCCGCCACATCGAG AAAACACTGTGAACAACAATAGCGTGAGGATTGTGGTTGAATCAGACAGGCGAAAACGATCTGCAGATCCAGCTGATGGAGCTCTTGCCAAGAAACTCAG ACCTGGTTTCAATAAGCCCAACCACCAAATCTTCTACAGACGGGTACCTTTTGGATCCCAAAATGCCAAGCTGTATGTCAGACAGATTCCTGCAGAACTCAACAACATTGCCAAGCTTAATGGGCACTTCAGTAAATTTGGGACCATTGTTAACCTACAA GTGGCATATCAGAACGACCCGACATGTGCCCTTGTTGAGTTCTCCACACACGAGGAGGCCAAAAGAGCTATCCTCAGCACAGAGGCTGTGCTGAACAATCGCTTCATCAAGGTGCACTGGCATCGGGAAGACAGTGCAGCAGTGGTCCAACAACCCCCGCAGCACCCACAGACG GGCCTGCAGGCCACTCAGCAGCCTGCCGTCTCAGCTGTCAAGCAGTCTGTGAAGGACCGCCTGGGTCCACTCCCAAACACCAACTCTGATGTCCCACAGGAGATCCAA AATGTCGaaaaaatttctgtaaaaagtCGATTgggtttttcttcaaagtcgACAGCTGGTGTGCCG GTATTTTCACCTTCCACTGGACTCAAAAAGACTGTTTACAACTCATACCCATCTGTTCTGAAAGCTACTCTGAACTCTGTGCCTTTTGTGAGCACTGTAACCTCAGCAGAGACTCTGAAGAAGAAACAT GAAGCATTCAGGCTCCAACAAGATGTTTTGAAGAAGAAGCAGGAAATCTTGGAGAAACATATTGAAacacaaaag TTGCTGATATCCAAACTGGAGAAGAACAAAACTCTGAAACGTGAAGACAAGGCCCAAATAATGGAGACACTGACAACTTTGACTACAAACATAACAAAACTCCAAGCTGAAATTAAAGACATTTCAAGTCCGATGCATCTTAAACCCACGAAGAGCAAAGCTGAG GCACAGAAGGAACTGCTGGATACTGAGTTAGACCTCTACAAGAAGGCgcaggctggagaggacactaCAGAGCTGAGGGCAAGATATACACAACTTCAGTTGGCC GCAGCCAAAAGGGGCATCTTGGCCTCGGGTCGTGGACGGGGAGCCAGCGGTCATGGTCAAGGAGCCTTACGGGGTAGGGGGCGAGGCATTCGAGGACGAGGCAGGGGGGCTCCGGCGCATGCTGTCGTTGACCACCGGCCTCGGGCATTAGAAGTTTCAGGTTTCATAGAATCTGACAAAGTGGACCTGCTTCCACACTTTGCT CAATTTGGTGAAATTGAAGATTGCCAGATAGATGACTCCACCAATTGTGCTGTCATCACATTCAGAACAAGGGCAGAAGCTGAATTG GCTGCTGTTCACGGGGTGAAGTTCAATAGTCAGGACCTGAAGCTGGCTTGGCACAAGCCCACTGCCCCACTGACGCCAGCAGATGCTGAAGAGGCTGAGGCAGAGGACGAGGAA TTCCAAGTGGATTCTTTGGCAGACAGTGCTTTGCTGCAGGATGATGACGAGGAGGATGATGACAATGAACCACGTTCTTGGCGCAGATGA